The segment GACGTTACGTTCTCGGGACTAACATTGAAGCCCCGGGAACCATTGAAAAAATCCCTCACATACCAGTCCACATTTGGACTGGTACAGTACGAGATGCAAAGGCGCCTAAAGGTAAACCAAAATACGGTGAGGATATGGGTAATTTCTACTCAGCTGGTTTAGACCCGGTTTTCTATTGCCATCACGGCAATGTGGACAGAATGTGGAACGAATGGAAAACACTAGGAGGGAAAAGAACAGATCTAATTACAGAACCAGATTGGATGAATTCAGAGTTCTTTTTCTACgatgaaaataaaaaaccttACCTTGTGAAAGTCGGAGACTGTTTGGACACGAAGAAGATGGGATACGACTACGTAAAAAGCCCCACTCCATGGCGTGACTTCAAgccaaacaaaaaatattcatctGGGAAACTAGACACAAGTtcagtttgttttttttttcttccttttttcatGCTGAAATTAGCTTGGCGCTTGAATCAAAATCTGGTGTTATTATgttaaaaatagagaaaaaatatatatatataagtgtgATTAGATGTGTCAAATGAGTAgattaagagcctgtttggctcagcttaaaagctggtcaaactgacttaaaagctgatttttgacttatttagctgtttggcaatactcaaaatagcttattttaagttaaaaaaaacttattttaagccaaaagttaaaagctggtaggagtgcttttttttttttagcttataagctgttttaagttgaccacatttttatctttttgcccttaatatttctatacaatctccaaattacaacatattcctaacatctctttcttccatttttcccttttcacgtttggcatagcaacttcagcacttttatccaaacacataactacttattttaaaaataagtttcagcactttcaaaagtacttttttaaagctgcttttattaagcccatccaaacggacCCTAATACCTAATCACTTATccacttttaaatatttcaaaatgttTAAGCAAGTAAGATGATATTCGAGAAGTTTCATGAAAAATACCAGGTCATACTAAATTAATTTGGTAATTCAAATATGgtaataatatcatatttataaatataaaaatggtTAATTCATCGGTGACCCCTAAAATTGGCACGATAATTTACTTAGGCACTTTAATTATAcaatgttcattttagacacctgaTATAGAGTTTTGCTATGTCatattaatacttttttctaATATCTGCAAAAATACATAAGGTGTGTATTATTCTCGCGAATGATATGTAAAATGACGAATTAAATGATATCATATGTCATttgtataaaaagaaattattaattaattctttttaataaaaataaaaactaaccaatgaattaatgacatataatattttttatccaaataatttaaaaataaataaataaaagattttaacCCACCCCTAATTGTCTCACCCCTCTCCCCCACTCACCACACACAAAATCATCTTATCTACAGCCCCCAAAACCCAACCTCCAAATAGCCTCAAACCCTGCATTGGAAGTACCCTACGCTCACCACTTGTAGAAACTGCCCCACCCCACATCTGCACGCCATtattatctcaaataaaatttttagcTCGTTTAAAGgaattaatattaaattctttcaaaaaaaattctgtaagtgaatttatttttagattttaaaaatattttttattttttgtcaaattttcatctttaatGGATAAAATAGTGACTAAAAAAGtaggaagaaaaagaagaaaaaataatgaaaaattaactaaaaattatttcacgCGCTGATCAAAGAGTATATCACACTCATTATGTCAGGTAagtaaaaattgtcaaaataccACAACAAGACTCtacatcaaatatttaaaattaacttGTCTAATTAAGGTGTCTGAGTGAAATATCATACTAACTTTTTGGGGGTTAAGCCGAtaaaaaatatctaaacaaAATTGACACAACATGTATGACCCGTTCAAAATtcttgttaatattattttagatttattCTCAActtacttaatattttttttgtcaacttCAAAAAGAACGatatcttatttatattttagtaattattttattttatttttaataaaataatttatattcataaaatcttatgacttattttacataaaaaattgtcaaaagtctttttttttcctcaaaaacTTTGTGCTTATCACACATTttcacataattaaaataatataaatatttatttattggatATTTATTCTTTGGCCAAATTTATGCAAAAGATGTGggcaaaataatttaaatggtgGAGCCGTTACTAGCTCTTTGAATAATTTTAGCAAATACAAATAATGTCCCTCTGAATATTTCAGTAAATGCACGTGAACTAGTTATCCGATATTACTctctttactttaattttttaatatataattatttttttctcaatttatttttaatatgaaaaaatatttttaatattatttttcaaaatcgaatcttaaacattaattaataggGTAGGTAATGTGATAAAATACTTGCATCAAATTCTTTGCAGACAAGTTTctctaaatgacaaaaataacgAGCACTGATGACAAGTCCCACCCACAAGGGACCAGTTCAAAGAAGTAGAAACATAATTTCCTTACTAGAAAACATTTCTAAATTGAATGTGAATTATTAATTTCGATTTTACATTAACTGAACTTAATACATCATTGATTTTGTAatgtgtaaaaaatatatttccaaaTTTACGTCAAATTAAGTATTTgataaatcagaaaaaaaatgttttaaatggaAGCAAAAtcagttattttattgttgaaataagctaaaaatttctatttttttaaaaaaacataagcaaaaacaaaaaaatatttttctcaagagtaaaatattctttttatatatacatatttattaatatgtttcttattaattaattagcataTTTCATAAGTTAggtgttaaattttatttaagaattttgtttttttattttatataataaattttaaaatttattttacgtttatatactattattttatatattatacattattttacGATTCTAAAGAATTAGAAAAAGGTAACAACAATACTTTCACaagattagaaaaaaataattaacaagtaAAGATTTGAGTCTTGcaaaaaaagtatattattgattgaaaaactaaaatgtacattttaattttataaaaataaaaattaactttttataATAGATATTTAAACTAGTTTCtctctataaaaataatttttaatatttgtagtACACAAATAATTGtcctttttttataatttgactctcaaagtacttttttaaaaagatacgTATGTTAAATGCAATTTGCTTTTCAAAAGtaattttcaaatgaattagTCAAACACAATACATGTTGCCCTGTATTGATCCTtgtgttttttcttcattttccttttgTGGAGTATACCTAGTATTCCAGTGATTTCGACTCGTCCTCAGCTTTaaccagtctccagcacatcataTTCTAGGGTGAGTTATTCCTTCTAACTCGTATTGGATTCTCTCGATCATGGTATGTCTGTAGTTTTCGGACACAaacaactttatttatttattttggtatatttgatactcttggACTTATATTTGAGGATTAGATGTTTCTATGCGATAACTTTCAGGTTTTGAAAAACTATATGCAATAAACTTTAGagaggatttttatttcttactttaACAAGGTTTGACTTTCgcatttatgattatatttctAAGTTGAACAACTAAATATTGATAGACTCAATTTAATACCTATCGGTTGATGGATACCTATCGCGAGAATATAAACAAGTCCtcaagaaaaagtatcaaaGTCTCTCTAAATGATATATCCCTTAAATGATATTTTGACAAAATTAACATAAGGGATAAATCTGATTGCGAGCTCTATAGTGACTCTGCTTGCTCAATgtttaagataatatatttttttccagtTGTTTTTATTTATCCAACTTATATTGTAGCGTTTTTAGTTATTCATTTTATACTTGGCGTGATTCttaaaagatattaataatGACGAGAGATATAAACGTTATACGtaatatatagaaaatgatttagaacataaacaattaattatttttgtcttaaatataaaatgtgaAGTGTAAATTATACGCCCTCTGTCTCATATTAtatgtcatatttttatttgCACTTGTATTAAGAAATGATGTAATTTTATCTTTGTATCcttatttgatgttttttttaagtCAACTTTATAATAAATGATGAGTACATTTTTAAGATTAATTGACTAATCTATCAAGGGTATAATAGGCAAAATATGACAGTTTATGCATAAATTCGACCATAGATCAATTCCCTTTTTATTTGGGAGTATTGACTACACCCCAATTCTGAGCTTCATGTTACTCTTTCCAAGTGACATGTCAGGTCCAGGGCATCCCAATTGGATTGACTGGGATGACAGTTTCGAGCCTGATCGACTTGACTCTTTTCCCTGCCTCCTGGCCTCTCACTTCGTTTCGTTCTTCTTCTGTACCGTCGCTTGAATGAAGACACCCGATCGGCCCGACTTTTGAATAAGGTTGATCAATGGTAGCTGCTTGGAGCTTTCTCTATACCTTAATTGAACTGCCCCGCTCTTAGCTCGGGTTCTTGCTTAATGAGGCGTCCCTTGTTTGCTCTTGGATTGGACTAAGTGGCAATCCTTACTGTGGAAGCAGACCTTGTCATTCTTCTCCTTCAATGCCAGTGGATAAGTACACAAATTGCTTTGAATAGGTAAATCAATCATTTGTCCTTGAGGATCCGACATTAATCCTCTCATACCTACTAATTGATGTACCTGAGATGCATTTCCTCGAGCTCCCGAGAAAGACATTATATGAACTGAATTAAAAGGGTCAGTCATCCTAAAATTTGGCGCTTACCTTTTTTGGCTGTAGGGTTGGGGTGGCTTGCTGGGTGAGACTGATAGAAAGAAAGGACGGGGGGCAACCATGCATGGTACTTCTCGACCCTGTCTCCGAGGGACAGTTGAACTAGCGACTCATGAATGCTGCCGGGTTGGACGAGCCAATAACTCcaatatttaaaacatgtatCGAAAATTACTGGAAGGATGCAAACAAGaatagtttttttataaaataacaagTATTATAATCCAGCTAATTATTGGAAGAAATAACATATGAAATGAGACGGAGGGAGTAGTTTTGAAATATTAGACTAGCAAATAAAAGTGATTAAGGGAATAGATTCCAGCATTTCGCATTATTGTTGTTGTCTTGTTCACATGCATGAGATGTCTTATTTTCTATAGTTTTGTATTATTACCAAATgaaagataaatttttatttaaataagaaGATTACACATACATTCATGGTAATTTAACTCTCGAGAAATTCAATAGCCACACTTTGGATGGAGATCGCACCTCCACCCTTTTTAGGCACGACAGTCACGGTAATGATATCATCGTCTTCCAGTCCACAGTCCTCCAAAGATTCTGTAATGTCTAGCTGAAACGTCTCACCATTAtcccttttgttattattatgtgCATGATTATGGGGCAAGTTGACGTAGGTCCCCGCGAACTCCACCTTATCAAGTTCATCTGCATTCACATTCTCATCCTCATTTAGGAAGACATCAAATCTTATATATTTGCTTCTATCATACTTTAAACCCTTGAACATTAACACCTCTTCTTTTTCGATTTTATCCTCTTGACTCCTTGACGTCTTTGGCCTTTTGATGCAAAAGGAAATTGGTTTGTTGAGGTTGGTAATTGGGAATACCTTGTTTTCTAGATCAAATTTTGTTGAATCCACTTTTCCTTCTCTTCCCTTTCTTGTTGGCCTACAATTAATCCATGGGATGTCTGCTGGTGCGTAATCATAACCCATCTTCCTTGTATCCAAACAGTCTCCGACTCTCACACGGTAAGGCTTTTGGTTTTCGTCGTAGAAAAAGAATTCGGAGTTTAACCAATCTTCTTCTTTGATATCTCTTTTTTTCCCGCCTAATCCTTTCCATATATTCCACATACGATCGACATTGGCATGATGGCTATAGAAAACCGGGTCTAAACCGGCTGAGTAGAAATTACCCATATCCTCACCAAAGGACGTTCTACCATCCTCCAAAGCCGTGCCACGGACAGTACCAGTCCAAACGTGGATGGGAGTATGAGGCATTTTTTCAATAGTTCCGGCATCGTCGGTATTATTAGTCCCAAGAAGGTAACGAGCACCGAAGAATTGCAAAGGGCATGCAGCATTAGTGATCATGGCACGGTACACTGAAGTTAAGTTGTTAGTCACCGTTTGTTCAACATCAGTGGAAACTTCTTCATCTCCGCCAAATCTAAAATCGATTATGGTTCCGTTACGGACGTGTGGATTACGTCTTGGATCATAAAGGGAAGTATTTCTACGATCAAACATGGGAGGTAATCGCATACCATCTGGATGATCCCAATTCCAATAGGGTAAAGCGAAAGTTGGATCATCGATCAGTTTACCCAATATTCGCTCGTAGAAGTACAAGTACCATCTATGAAACGGAAAGAAAAGCCAATTGAAATGAACTTGTAAAACATCATCACCAAATTTATAAGCACCGTTGCAATAAGCACAATGGATGTTAGCTTGTTGCTTGAATGAACGAGGATCCTTTTCATTCAGATCCATCATTCTTCGAGTCGCCAATTGGTACTTTGCAATATACTCCTCAGTCACTTGTTGAGCACGAGGACGTCTACGAAGTTTGGACATAGGTGGAAACTTATAATACGGAATGTTGTTCCATTCAGCTGGTGTAGGAGGGCAACAACTATAATCTACTTCTATACTACCCTCTTTCGTGGCTTTACCACAAGATTTCAGATTAGGTATCGGTATAGGAGAAGCATAGGCTAATGGTGCTAGATTGGAAGCACCATAAAGCCCTCCTAAACCAACAAGCACATTTCTCCTTGCAACGTTTTTCTCATGATCATCACCATTGTTTTTGTTGGCATTATCATTACTGCATGACACATGGAAATTTTTGTTATTACGACGACAAGGTTTTGCAAAGAAAGACGAGGGTTTAGAAAGAATGAAGACTTTGCTACTTTGCTCGCCAAGACTTAAACACATAGAATTACTcgaaaaagaagaagacattATTGAGAGGAGGGATAATTGTTCTCATTCCtattcatctatatatatatacgtatacaAGTGACTAAAATAATCATAAAGTTtacatataacaaaaaaaacaacataaacGTGATAAAGAACAAACATTTGAGATATTCAAGATAGAGTTTATATTATCTAATATTATGTATGGATGATAAAAAAACATAGTCAGTAAGCTTGAGATATTCAAGATAGAATCTATTATTATGTGCAGACGATAAACAGTCGTTTGAGATATTCATGATAAAATTTATCTATAATTATGTTATAcgaatgataaaaaaaaagaacataaacGTGCTAAAGAACAAACATTTGTGATATTCAAGATAGAGTTTATAATATCTAATATTATGTATGGATGATAAAAGAAGTAAGCTTGACTAAAAGatggaaaataattaaaaagaattattcgGAGAATCATAATTTTGAACTATCGCAAATAGTATTGCGATTTTCGAGAAGAATAAATTAAGACTCATGGGTCTTTTGTTTTGTTAATAGTGAATTAGTGATTATACCTTGTAATTATAGAATAGATTAACTAAGGGGAATGATGAATCAAATGAAAcagattgaaaaaatatttaacctttcttctttttaattaaaaataatagttgtCCACGTTTTTGTTGTGGCAAAGAAAAAGACAAAGTTCATAGTTGTCTTTTTTCTAATAAATCCATACTAATTTTTATGAGACTTGAAATTCATAGTGCATTCTTGTGGACGATATTAATAGAAGTGagtaaaataatcataaacttacattaaataaaaataaaaaaaggcatCGCATTTCTAACCTTACATCTCCACATGAAGAACTAGATTAGGTAACCGCTAAAGAACAAAAATGAGATATTTAGataaaacaaaaatgtatatattCCATAAAGAACAATAATTTTTCGGTAAATTTGAGATACTTAAAAtagattttattaatattttacgGATGATTTAAAAACAATCGTCAGTCTAGTAAGTTTGAGATTTTGAGATAAAATCTATTTATATTGTGTACGAATGCTAAAGAAAGAGTCATTTGTCCAGTAAATTTGAGATATACATAAtagaatttatttatattgttgtacgaatgatttttttttaaaaaaaacaatatttatttaacaaGTTTGagatattcaaaatataatttatctttattttgttttcttttgcaaATCAGCCTTAATCATATGATATCAGATTATTTTCAATTCAACTTTAGTCCAAAAACAAGGTCTTAATTTTAATTGTAAGATTTGTGGTTAAACTAAGCAATTGCCTAAGAATAACAATCCTGAATTATtggattaaataaatattaatttttatgagaCTTGAAACAAACATGATTAGATGTCAAATACATTTATAGATGATTTATCCAGATATACAAAGAttgttttaagaaataaatgtgaaacttttatatatttccttaattatgaaaaaaacactgttaaaataggaaaaataaattttataactaaGACAACAACTTGTTCTCTTCTTCCTATCAAACACACCCACAAAGTTGTttggagtatcatgtatatacggttgagagagaaattgatattctgaggcatatcacttcatggtgtcatattgcattgcattacatgacattcttctttcttaatgattatgtgttttattggtggttgaaaagtacttgatatttgattatttctatttgacgaacttgatcttgtgtgttgctgatattgtgagtgtctttttgtgaaagttgtgattgttgaatattgagtttgtaGTTGAGGATGTgtaaatttgttaaaatgattttgatgagcTGGGTGCTATGAAAACTGTgaactgttaggttgggctgaaTTTTATACAGGTTATAGTTGTGGAAGTTCGGTTGGTATGTAAGGAGCAcccgtattttatccccttagcttgtgtttagaagtttacttgctgggtaccgtgtggtttggtactcaccccttgctactacaatttttatgtaggttactagcccggactttgtgtatttttcttctccttgtctgaggcttcttggagatttgtgaggtagttgtttgccGTCTCGGCGGACTTTCTTTCTCCTTAGTTATGaccttgttctattctagaacaacttcattttagactagcatttttttaaaataaattgaaatactttagaggcttgtataCGTGACAATCAGATTTTGGAGgtgttttgaattgattctgAAATTCCCATATTTTATTGTAAttgttgagttttaggctgattTGTTTTGGTgagataagacgagtgtcattaCGTTCATTTTTTTATCGTGACAAATTTAGACTGACTTGTCTTAATGgaataagacgagtgtcatcacgttcATTTTTGGATCGAGACACAATCAAATCCATGATGAGCTAGTTTAGAAACACTTTATTAGTAACTATttgtttgtatatatgtaacatTTTAGACTTGTATGTATTAGTAATTATTGTCAGTACTAAAGCCTTCAATCACCATTTAGCTAATGTAAGTAAAGgtatatctttttttctttttataaaaatcatcTACACAAGTTTTCAGTCTATCAAGATGAGAGTTTGGACTGGATCTGTACCTTATGCATTATtcaaagaaaagaggaaaaaagaggAGATTAAACATTATCTAATATACcaagaaaaagaagtaaaaactttaatttaaagATGGCTAAGATATACAAAAGAGGATATTATTTACATGAAATGTTGAACTATTCAGACTTTGCTTACACAATTTACTTTCAGTTTTTTGGCTAAGCAACATTTACCCACCAgtgaatttaataaaattatcacTAAAGGTCATATTTAATAACAATGAATTTGAGACAACTATAATGACCACAAAAATTATCTTAATTAAATTTAGGGAAAATTACGCGGATAAgtaaacttatactatttaatttactcatcatagctatagtttgttataattaccactcgcgactaacattatacattaattacgtggatTGACTTCGAGTTTATATGATTAGTCATGTTTGtttatgtataattcgccagtttatacaaataaatatgtataatatacaattttttagcctatatacatatacaattcacctctctcccgaTCTCTGCCTTC is part of the Solanum pennellii chromosome 8, SPENNV200 genome and harbors:
- the LOC107027272 gene encoding catechol oxidase B, chloroplastic-like, with protein sequence MSSSFSSNSMCLSLGEQSSKVFILSKPSSFFAKPCRRNNKNFHVSCSNDNANKNNGDDHEKNVARRNVLVGLGGLYGASNLAPLAYASPIPIPNLKSCGKATKEGSIEVDYSCCPPTPAEWNNIPYYKFPPMSKLRRRPRAQQVTEEYIAKYQLATRRMMDLNEKDPRSFKQQANIHCAYCNGAYKFGDDVLQVHFNWLFFPFHRWYLYFYERILGKLIDDPTFALPYWNWDHPDGMRLPPMFDRRNTSLYDPRRNPHVRNGTIIDFRFGGDEEVSTDVEQTVTNNLTSVYRAMITNAACPLQFFGARYLLGTNNTDDAGTIEKMPHTPIHVWTGTVRGTALEDGRTSFGEDMGNFYSAGLDPVFYSHHANVDRMWNIWKGLGGKKRDIKEEDWLNSEFFFYDENQKPYRVRVGDCLDTRKMGYDYAPADIPWINCRPTRKGREGKVDSTKFDLENKVFPITNLNKPISFCIKRPKTSRSQEDKIEKEEVLMFKGLKYDRSKYIRFDVFLNEDENVNADELDKVEFAGTYVNLPHNHAHNNNKRDNGETFQLDITESLEDCGLEDDDIITVTVVPKKGGGAISIQSVAIEFLES